A single genomic interval of Carassius auratus strain Wakin unplaced genomic scaffold, ASM336829v1 scaf_tig00051972, whole genome shotgun sequence harbors:
- the LOC113090032 gene encoding ras and Rab interactor 2-like, whose protein sequence is SNSLPQQGNTNLNKDTEDGEVCLALERTRAPSLAELDSNSSFSSLEEEEAQADLAHQWPPAARGTRFPSANPTSTLRRMTAAFVCVFAPERRVARLVDELSCDKRSTFGSLVQDFLEKQRQEMEASKHSSAVELLQGMRRFLSQAKSLLLEAGEIEPPIETLVPENEKDLALEKALFGCVLKPLKVQLQQRLVSLHTKDGSLQKITDSLLAYQEGALERLAVRVGVLDVRGMDRAKAKLTLMQRSHSPIDKVLLLLQVCKSVYKAMGTQPDQDVGSEDFLPALSYVLVQCNIPQLLLETEYMMELLEPSWLTGEGGYYLTSVYASLCLIQNKPGATPTCSITNEAQEYLREWSRRRGQEAKTQKDNQLKQRFVRVLFQDDCRSGVRTLLWKTGENVEALSQTCAGLFGVTEPQHYCLFWRSEGEMRPLPAHIQPHQLGMHEAVSLSYLRSDHDFSKMRRLTRGGAVDLGESVCEE, encoded by the exons TAATTCCTTACCCCAGCAAGGCAACACTAACCTCAACAAAGATACTGAAGATGGTGAGGTGTGTCTGGCTTTGGAAAGGACTCGAGCTCCTTCCCTTGCTGAACTGGACAGCAATAGTTCCTTCAGCAGTCTGGAAGAGGAGGAAGCCCAGGCGGACCTTGCCCACCAATGGCCACCTGCCGCACGTGGTACCCGTTTTCCCTCAGCAAACCCCACATCGACTTTGCGCCGCATGACCGCCGCCTTTGTTTGCGTGTTCGCTCCTGAGCGCAGAGTTGCCAGATTGGTGGATGAACTCTCATGTGACAAGCGCTCCACATTTGGGTCGCTGGTGCAGGACTTTTTAGAGAAGCAGAGGCAGGAGATGGAGGCCTCAAAGCATAGTTCTGCTGTGGAGCTGCTTCAGGGGATGAGAAGATTTCTGTCCCAAGCCAAAAGTCTCCTTCTGGAAGCAGGAGAAATAGAACCTCCAATTGAGACACTGGTGCCTGAGAATGAGAAAG ATCTTGCCCTGGAAAAGGCTCTGTTTGGCTGCGTGTTGAAGCCGTTGAAGGTTCAGCTGCAGCAGAGGCTCGTTTCCCTCCACACTAAGGACGGCTCCTTACAGAAGATCACAGACAGCTTGCTGGCCTACCAGGAGGGCGCACTGGAGCGGCTGGCTGTACGAGTCGGCGTCCTGGACGTTCGCGGCATGGACAGAGCGAAGGCAAAGCTCACACTGATGCAGCGCAGCCATTCGCCCATTGACAAAGTGCTGCTTCTGCTGCAGGTGTGCAAGAGTGTGTACAAAGCCATGGGCACACAACCTG ATCAGGACGTGGGGTCTGAGGACTTCCTACCAGCGCTGTCCTACGTGCTAGTTCAATGTAACATCCCACAACTGCTGCTGGAGACAGAGTACATGATGGAGCTGCTTGAGCCGTCATGGCTGACAGGAGAAG gtgGATATTATTTGACGAGTGTGTATGCCAGCCTATGTCTGATCCAGAACAAGCCTGGGGCCACGCCCACCTGCAGTATAACCAATGAGGCTCAAGAGTACTTGAGGGAGTGGAGCAGGAGGCGGGGCCAAGAAGCCAAGACACAGAAAGACAATCAGCTGAAACAG AGGTTTGTGCGAGTGTTGTTCCAGGACGACTGTCGTAGTGGAGTGCGAACACTCCTCTGGAAGACAGGGGAAAATGTGGAGGCTTTATCCCAAACCTGCGCCGGTCTGTTCGGCGTGACGGAGCCGCAGCACTACTGTCTGTTCTGGAGGAGTGAAGGGGAAATGCGTCCTCTGCCGGCCCATATTCAGCCACATCAGCTGGGCATGCACGAGGCAGTGTCGCTGTCTTACCTCCGCTCCGATCACGACTTCAGCAAGATGCGCAGACTGACCAGAGGAGGCGCTGTAGATCTGGGCGAGTCGGTGTGCGAGGAGTGA